A window from Vulcanimicrobium alpinum encodes these proteins:
- a CDS encoding S8 family peptidase, whose product MPPEIVTLPLRAMMQVSAGQPIHVIVEVALDRGAPDPYADLGARCAQVAAQLRDAGGTIADPQDPAIAPYVFALLTASQVETVAASAAPIARLALNEWFSKDAPRGAPSEFNRRDLIREVIAEPLATRVRTTPGALQDVIIDLDVTRTSKASRAVAEQLLGRVQARDPAACAWRSDADATHPYIFASMTGYAILALIDLDRTPAPPERAIYRVWEDATVRACINRSIATVKADAAQIAFSATGKGIVWGVLDSGIDATHPHFAHYKNLDLSQRAPLAHRDLRAGAKDDTQALVDVNGHGTHVAGIIFGAMSRAWEQQPVAVVTARNEAGIEEKQAQDLDAIAGMAPQCTLLSLRVLDDDASGRVSTIIDGIDQVQRWNDFGRRIVVHGLNLSLGYPFEAEWFACGQSPLCIEIDRLVSSGVVVVVAAGNSGYGYLSTEYTGAVSQGIGMSINDPGNAELAITVGATHRTEPHRYGVSYFSSKGPTGDGRSKPDVLAPGERIISCASAQSRVDQTLAPAGGAPPLALAAGAYTYKEDSGTSMAAPHVSGIIAAFLSIRQEYIGRPGEVKAIFTGTATDLRRDRNFQGAGLVDLMRAIQSV is encoded by the coding sequence ATGCCGCCGGAGATCGTGACGCTGCCCCTGCGCGCGATGATGCAGGTCAGCGCCGGCCAGCCGATTCACGTCATCGTCGAGGTCGCGCTCGACCGCGGCGCTCCCGATCCGTATGCCGACCTCGGCGCGCGCTGCGCGCAGGTCGCCGCGCAGCTCCGCGACGCCGGCGGGACGATCGCCGACCCGCAGGATCCCGCGATCGCGCCCTACGTCTTCGCGCTGCTGACCGCCTCACAGGTCGAGACGGTCGCGGCCTCCGCCGCGCCGATCGCGAGGCTCGCGCTCAACGAGTGGTTCTCCAAGGATGCTCCGCGCGGTGCGCCGTCCGAGTTCAATCGCCGCGATCTGATCCGCGAAGTGATCGCCGAGCCGCTCGCCACCCGCGTGCGTACGACGCCCGGCGCGCTGCAGGACGTCATCATCGATCTCGACGTCACCCGTACCAGCAAAGCCTCACGCGCCGTCGCCGAACAGCTGCTGGGGCGCGTGCAGGCCCGCGATCCGGCAGCGTGCGCGTGGCGCAGCGACGCCGACGCGACGCATCCGTACATCTTCGCGTCGATGACGGGCTACGCGATCCTCGCGCTGATCGACCTCGACCGCACGCCGGCGCCGCCCGAACGCGCGATCTACCGCGTCTGGGAAGACGCGACGGTGCGCGCGTGCATCAACCGCTCGATCGCGACCGTCAAAGCCGACGCGGCGCAGATCGCGTTCTCCGCGACCGGCAAGGGAATCGTGTGGGGCGTCCTCGACAGCGGGATCGACGCGACCCACCCGCACTTCGCGCACTACAAGAACCTCGATCTCTCACAGCGCGCGCCGCTCGCGCACCGCGATCTCCGCGCGGGAGCGAAAGACGATACGCAGGCGCTCGTCGACGTCAACGGACACGGGACGCACGTCGCCGGGATCATCTTCGGCGCGATGTCGCGTGCGTGGGAGCAGCAACCGGTCGCGGTCGTCACTGCGCGCAACGAGGCGGGGATCGAAGAGAAACAGGCCCAGGATCTCGACGCGATCGCCGGGATGGCGCCGCAGTGCACGCTCTTGAGCCTGCGCGTCCTCGACGACGACGCGAGCGGACGCGTCAGCACGATCATCGACGGGATCGATCAAGTCCAGCGCTGGAACGACTTCGGCCGACGCATCGTCGTGCACGGGCTCAACCTCAGCCTGGGCTACCCGTTCGAAGCGGAGTGGTTCGCCTGCGGGCAGAGCCCGCTGTGCATCGAGATCGACCGGCTCGTCAGTTCGGGCGTCGTCGTCGTGGTCGCCGCCGGCAACTCCGGCTACGGCTATCTCTCGACCGAATACACGGGCGCCGTCTCGCAAGGGATCGGGATGTCGATCAACGATCCCGGCAACGCCGAGCTCGCGATCACCGTCGGCGCGACGCACCGCACCGAACCGCATCGCTACGGCGTCTCGTACTTCTCGTCGAAAGGCCCCACCGGCGACGGCCGATCAAAACCCGACGTCCTCGCGCCCGGCGAGCGGATCATCTCGTGCGCGTCGGCGCAGAGCCGGGTGGATCAGACGCTCGCGCCGGCCGGCGGCGCGCCCCCGCTGGCGCTCGCCGCGGGCGCCTACACGTACAAAGAAGACAGCGGGACGAGCATGGCCGCACCGCACGTGTCCGGGATCATTGCGGCGTTTCTCTCGATCCGTCAGGAATATATCGGACGGCCCGGCGAGGTAAAGGCGATCTTCACCGGCACCGCGACCGACCTGCGCCGCGACCGCAATTTCCAAGGTGCGGGGCTGGTCGATCTCATGCGCGCCATCCAATCCGTCTGA
- a CDS encoding putative peptidoglycan binding domain-containing protein, with protein sequence MPHDEGPYDDAAREALVAFMHVENLENRARTDNTIDRQTLDYLHAVASTR encoded by the coding sequence CTGCCGCACGATGAAGGCCCGTACGACGACGCGGCGCGCGAGGCGCTCGTCGCGTTCATGCACGTCGAGAACCTCGAGAACCGCGCCCGCACCGACAACACGATCGACCGCCAAACCCTAGACTATCTGCACGCCGTCGCGTCGACCCGTTAG
- the dctP gene encoding TRAP transporter substrate-binding protein DctP, with protein sequence MAWPRERSLRGGPVLRNRTIDVTGVRSYRHGIAATARRRELGTTSRRSALRPSDFRGFPLDAAARAMVREYNRRLRPYGLSYVPYFVLLLLVAGDEGLRPSDVAAELRLDASSLSGHLDRLEASGLLERRPDAADRRVIRAHATDAGRALAARLEPIGRALCSLEADLDAAALARIDRVVQTIAAGTAQAPERGAPALRPRAGVVTTLRAATLTVPRSIVGRILTRFAVLVEQRTGGAIRIVLDLPSAARGGELQTLVDVRSGDVAIASVTVPVAGNLIPDAQLIELPYLLDDFAHAHAFLDGPFAAGVLADAQAFGLEGLGYAANGFRSVTTRDVAVRAPADVAQLRLRVQQSPINVHLAEAFRAVAVPLPFPRLAEALAACEIDAQENALANVAGLELWRSQRYLTLTRHAVSVAALFANAEILAGLGSRAAIVRSAMRDAIAEQRLQAERLEAELHAELARRMTLIELDEAARDRFVAAMRVVDDRIARALGPDAIARVRDASLAARPVPTLA encoded by the coding sequence TTGGCCTGGCCGCGGGAGCGCTCCTTGCGCGGCGGCCCGGTACTTCGGAACCGAACTATTGACGTGACCGGCGTCCGCTCGTATCGTCACGGAATCGCCGCCACGGCGAGGAGGCGCGAGTTGGGAACAACGTCGCGGCGTTCGGCGCTGCGTCCGTCCGATTTTCGGGGATTTCCCCTCGACGCGGCTGCGCGCGCGATGGTGCGCGAGTACAATCGCCGTCTGCGGCCGTACGGACTGAGCTACGTTCCGTACTTCGTGCTGCTGCTGCTCGTCGCGGGCGACGAGGGGCTCCGGCCGAGCGACGTCGCCGCCGAACTGCGTCTCGACGCTTCGTCGCTGAGCGGCCACCTCGACCGGCTCGAAGCATCGGGCCTGCTGGAGCGACGGCCGGACGCCGCCGACCGGCGCGTCATCCGCGCGCACGCCACCGACGCCGGACGCGCGCTCGCGGCGCGGCTCGAACCCATCGGCCGCGCACTCTGCAGCCTGGAGGCCGATCTCGATGCTGCGGCGCTCGCGCGCATCGATCGGGTGGTGCAGACGATCGCCGCCGGGACGGCGCAGGCGCCGGAGCGCGGGGCGCCGGCGCTGCGCCCGCGGGCCGGCGTCGTCACCACCCTGCGCGCCGCGACCCTGACCGTCCCGCGCTCGATCGTCGGCCGCATTCTCACGCGCTTCGCGGTGCTCGTCGAACAGCGCACCGGCGGCGCGATCCGCATCGTGCTCGACCTGCCGTCGGCGGCGCGCGGCGGCGAACTGCAAACGCTCGTCGACGTGCGCAGCGGCGACGTCGCGATCGCGTCGGTGACGGTCCCCGTCGCCGGCAACCTCATCCCCGACGCGCAGCTCATCGAACTGCCGTATCTGCTCGACGATTTCGCGCACGCGCACGCGTTTCTCGATGGCCCGTTCGCCGCCGGCGTCCTCGCCGACGCGCAAGCATTCGGCCTCGAAGGACTCGGGTATGCGGCCAACGGCTTCCGCTCGGTCACGACCCGTGATGTCGCGGTGCGCGCGCCGGCAGACGTCGCGCAGCTCCGGCTGCGCGTGCAGCAGTCGCCGATCAACGTTCATCTCGCTGAAGCGTTTCGCGCCGTCGCGGTGCCGTTGCCGTTTCCGCGCCTCGCCGAAGCGCTCGCCGCGTGCGAGATCGACGCGCAGGAGAACGCGCTCGCGAACGTCGCCGGACTCGAGCTGTGGCGCAGCCAGCGGTATCTCACGCTGACGCGGCACGCCGTCTCGGTGGCCGCGCTCTTCGCCAACGCCGAGATCCTCGCGGGGCTCGGCAGCCGCGCGGCGATCGTGCGCTCGGCGATGCGCGACGCGATCGCCGAGCAGCGCCTGCAGGCGGAACGGCTCGAAGCCGAGCTGCACGCCGAACTGGCCCGGCGCATGACCCTGATCGAACTCGACGAGGCGGCCCGCGACCGCTTCGTCGCCGCGATGCGCGTGGTCGACGACCGCATCGCGCGCGCCCTCGGCCCCGATGCGATCGCGCGCGTGCGCGACGCCTCGCTCGCGGCACGTCCCGTTCCGACACTCGCATGA
- a CDS encoding DUF1028 domain-containing protein, which translates to MLSTFSIVATDPGAHEIGIAVQSKFLSVGAVVPWLASDAGAIATQAWTNTAFGPRTLDLLRAGESPEMIAQTLITGDPNAADRQFGIVALDGRAATYTGSGCIPWAGGVAGDVYAAQGNCLAGPGVVEAMASTYTSARGTLADRLVAALAPVSAKAATSAASRAPR; encoded by the coding sequence GTGCTCTCTACGTTCTCGATCGTCGCGACCGATCCGGGCGCGCACGAAATCGGCATCGCCGTGCAGTCGAAGTTTCTCTCGGTCGGCGCGGTCGTGCCGTGGCTCGCGAGCGACGCCGGCGCGATCGCGACGCAAGCCTGGACGAACACGGCCTTCGGCCCGCGCACGCTCGACCTGCTGCGCGCCGGAGAGTCGCCGGAGATGATCGCGCAGACGCTGATCACGGGCGATCCGAACGCCGCCGACCGGCAGTTCGGGATCGTCGCGCTCGACGGACGCGCCGCGACGTATACCGGAAGCGGCTGCATCCCGTGGGCGGGCGGCGTCGCCGGAGACGTCTACGCAGCGCAGGGGAATTGCCTGGCCGGGCCCGGCGTCGTCGAGGCGATGGCGTCGACGTACACGAGCGCGCGCGGAACGCTCGCCGACCGCCTCGTCGCCGCACTCGCGCCGGTCAGCGCGAAGGCGGCGACAAGCGCGGCCAGCAGAGCGCCGCGCTGA
- a CDS encoding ABC transporter substrate-binding protein produces the protein MIHLALVRRRRLARVRWCDLARAACAAALLAGCAQQPAAQTARPAGTHPWTIPGKLRIGIAGTLNTLDPILSTQQIEAFAQTFVLDPLIATDPAGRDVPVLAAEVPTLENGGISRDGLTITYHLRHGVKWHDGAPFTSRDVAFTVAAIMNPNTNVATRHGYDRIARVETPDAYTVVFRLKAPFAPAVHTFFAHSDAPYMIMPAHLLAKYHDLNRVPFNESPVGTGPFKIERWVRGDRIEYVRNPGYFLGKPRLQSIELRFVPDENTLVNQLRAHEIDWFAQATPRVYPQLKTIDGVDVRLVPFNGNDAIIINLSRLPLDDVRVRRAIGLAIDKGQLVRDATFGTTVAATEDLPPLLWAFDPRAGTSRRDLPRARALLDAAGWHAGVDGIRARNGKRLELGVAYRSDSATDRQRSVLIASMLREAGIEIALKGYTTALLYGAPGNGILADGKYDLGLQTWYAGSDPDDSTQLLCSELAPHGYNWSRYCSPEMDAAQKIALTNYDRPTRKRAYATIESLLARDAPFIYLWWPRQIEAVSTDLKNFRPNGIVESWNAWQFEI, from the coding sequence ATGATCCACCTTGCTCTCGTCCGGCGACGGAGGCTTGCGCGCGTCCGTTGGTGCGACCTCGCTCGTGCCGCGTGCGCCGCCGCACTCCTCGCCGGCTGCGCGCAGCAGCCGGCGGCCCAGACCGCGCGGCCGGCCGGCACCCATCCGTGGACGATCCCGGGCAAACTGCGCATCGGGATCGCCGGTACGCTGAACACGCTCGACCCGATCCTCTCGACGCAGCAGATCGAAGCGTTTGCGCAGACGTTCGTGCTCGATCCGCTGATCGCGACCGACCCCGCCGGCCGTGACGTCCCGGTGCTCGCGGCCGAGGTGCCGACGCTCGAAAACGGCGGGATCTCGCGCGACGGCCTTACGATCACCTATCATCTTCGGCACGGGGTGAAATGGCACGACGGCGCGCCGTTCACCAGTCGCGACGTCGCGTTCACCGTCGCGGCGATCATGAACCCCAACACCAACGTCGCGACGCGTCACGGCTACGACCGGATCGCGCGCGTCGAGACGCCGGACGCGTACACGGTCGTGTTCCGCCTGAAAGCGCCGTTCGCGCCGGCGGTTCACACGTTTTTCGCGCACAGCGACGCGCCCTACATGATCATGCCCGCGCACCTGCTCGCGAAGTATCACGATCTCAACCGCGTGCCGTTCAACGAGAGCCCGGTGGGGACCGGTCCGTTCAAGATCGAGCGCTGGGTGCGCGGCGACCGCATCGAGTACGTTCGCAATCCCGGCTACTTTCTGGGAAAGCCCAGGCTGCAGTCGATCGAACTCCGCTTCGTCCCCGACGAGAACACGCTGGTCAACCAGCTGCGCGCGCACGAGATCGACTGGTTCGCGCAGGCGACGCCGCGTGTCTATCCGCAGTTGAAAACGATCGACGGCGTCGACGTGCGGCTCGTTCCGTTCAACGGCAACGATGCGATCATCATCAACCTGTCCCGGCTGCCGCTCGACGACGTACGCGTCCGGCGTGCGATCGGCCTCGCGATCGACAAGGGACAGCTCGTGCGCGATGCGACGTTCGGCACCACCGTCGCCGCGACGGAAGACCTGCCGCCGCTGTTGTGGGCGTTCGATCCGCGGGCCGGGACCAGCCGTCGCGATCTGCCGCGGGCGCGCGCCCTGCTCGACGCGGCCGGCTGGCACGCCGGCGTCGACGGGATCCGCGCGCGCAACGGGAAGCGCCTGGAGCTCGGCGTCGCGTATCGCAGCGACAGCGCGACGGACCGTCAGCGCAGTGTGCTCATCGCGTCGATGCTGCGCGAGGCCGGGATCGAGATTGCGCTCAAGGGGTACACGACAGCGCTGCTCTACGGGGCGCCCGGGAACGGGATCCTCGCCGACGGGAAGTACGACCTCGGCCTGCAGACCTGGTACGCCGGGTCCGATCCCGACGATTCGACGCAGCTGCTCTGCAGCGAGCTCGCGCCGCACGGCTACAACTGGTCGCGGTACTGCAGTCCCGAGATGGACGCCGCGCAGAAGATCGCGCTGACGAACTACGACCGCCCGACGCGCAAACGCGCCTACGCGACGATCGAGTCGCTGCTCGCGCGCGACGCGCCGTTCATCTACCTCTGGTGGCCGCGCCAGATCGAAGCCGTGAGCACCGACCTCAAGAACTTCCGCCCCAACGGCATCGTGGAATCCTGGAACGCCTGGCAGTTCGAGATCTAA